Genomic window (Ostrinia nubilalis chromosome 20, ilOstNubi1.1, whole genome shotgun sequence):
CGCTGAAAAACGTGAAAGGCTTTCACTCAATATAAAAAGTTACTAAATCTTCAGGTACTTACATTGTAGGCCATCCATATGAAGTCAATAAATGCAGCAAACGTGGCATCCAACTGAAATGAGAAATatcaatattgaaataaaacaataattacatTTGTACTTCTCATGAAAATAACTATCAACAAGaaaagttttagaaataaaatactaataggTAACTTTCATGGGCTAactgggcaggcctcccactaggtggaccgacgatctggttaaggtagcgggaggtgcctggatgcgagcggcgcaggatcagtctttgtggaaatctttgggggaggcctttgttgagcagtggacgtctttcggttgaaacgaacgaacgaaaggtAACGTTCGCTTAGCATAATTTAACCTTAACTGAAAAAACATTTAGCATTAGTCTTTAAAAATTAGTTTAATAACtatatcatttattttattttggtttattcaacaaaatagagAACTTACATAAATGTAATATCCTCCAATAAGCCACAGCCCAAAGATGAACTGGAAGACAATGATCAAACCAACAGTGATCAACCAGGGCAGCAGGAGACCTCTCATCCAAATGTTTATGCCGATGACCTGTAATGAGATAAcaaaataatagtttatttatcaaaaatattacatgCCGAAAAACTAGATTTagacaaataaattactttcatattaaaaaagagaaaattaatctgaaaaataatgtactttgttatttttgtcCTTACTAGgtggttatttaataaaattatacataaattgtaaattacaaaataagtaCCTGTCCAAAATCTTATTTAGGTACAACCAATTAGATCGAAAAATACTGCATGTGTATGTTACATTTTGAATCAAAAAACTCCATTAACTGCTAAGTAGCAGTctgtaaaaattataaaattcagtaaccaaaaataaactGTACTCACCATTAGGACAGAAAAGAAAATCAGGAAGGTAAAGATGATAATGAAGATGATGCCAAATATGAACAGCgctgaaacaataaaaaacaaatggaGGCGGAATAATAATTACCTAAGTTTATTtctgatgataataatgaataataataaattgtacaacTTTAATCACTATAGCTTCTATTTAGAGCTAGGTCCTAGAAGCCCTGACTTTATTATGGGTGGTTTTAGTTACAGGGATTCTATTCACATACATAACATAAACTGCTGGACAATGGTGGAAAGACAGTCAATTCTTAAGTAATTAGAACTTTTTAGCTATGGTACGAGGATACTTTTACACCAAATAAGCTGTTGTCTTGTAAGAAATCTCATTTTATCATTGTGAATGACATTATTCACAATACATTCCTTTGGTGGACTTCAAACTTACATGATCGAACATCAGCTTCAAACAAAGGGTTCCAAAGCTGCGTAGAGTCTCCACCATCCATCTGATACGCTATAAACGTAATAAGTATGACGCTCATAGCTGCCGTATACACAGCCACCGCTCTGCTCCCAGATTTTACATCCGAAGACCAAATGCATGGCGACCAGCAGGATTCTAGCACTGGCATTGTTAATTACTTGTGTTCAGCAACTTTTATACAGTTGAAATGGACCTGAAATTAGTTCAAAACACTAAAGTTAGCCACACCTACTTTTAGTAACTAGGTTATTGCAATTATTCTGAGTGAAACACTAGTTTTGGAAGATGAGGAATAGgagaaatataattaatttgattgatTATTTACCTAAATTTCAATATAAATTAGCGCACTTTCAACATTAATTCAAAAGTAAAGTTAACTTTTTGTTGTTGAATATTGACAGAAAGTGGCGTTGGCGGCTTGGATTTCATTGTCAATGTGacattgtttttaaaatattttttttaacatagagGAAGAAATGGAGATGCTATATTATATTCACTCTTTAAAACtactttaattatattatattcactctttaaaactataataataatcaaaGACCTTTCATAGCACCTTAGAAAGATAGCACTTATTGGCTTCTTGAGACTTTTACATCCTAAAAACCCTGTTTAATCACTTCTTCAGTGCGATATCATGGTCATGGTCACAAACCCCTAAAAGGGCTTCTCCACTAATCAGAGCAGATCAATCGTGCTCAAAGTATTCTAGAATAAATTGGCTCAATATACAGTGTGCTAGTGCTGTAACCTTAGTTATTCTACTGGTTGCTAGATGGCGCTACGCTATAGCATTAAGTTTAACTACTCGgcgatagatggcgctaactGGCAGCTCATAAATGTTCCGTCTCACATCTTTAGATTAGATAAATCTAAGCTCACATTATCCCATCATTATCACAAGCTCCATGATAATTCAAAAGTGTATTAGTTAGCATTGTTAAATCTGTCTTAAAAAAAACAGATGTAGTTTAGCTCGGTAAGTCctgaatattattaaaaatactaaGATAAAGgcatgaaaacatttttttcacatTGCACTTTTATACTCATTACCTACCTACCCTTACCCACATCTAATAGGTGTGTTCATTAAAACTGTGTTTTCGCTTCTGTTTACTTAATTCATAACTTGATTGCTGTGatgatataggtacctacctaagctattttaattttgtagacTAAATAATTGCATGTGCAGTGCAAAGTCTAAACTAAGTAAGTCTATCTTTCTCATGTGCCATCAAAACCGAGCTTTTCATAGGTATTGAAATTGTGAGCAAAACACGTGTTGCCTTTGCCACACGACTCATCTCATTTTGGGGTTTCTTCGTACCTATTTAAGGTTTGTTCCTGCCACCGCGTGTCAACGTGATTAATCCTAAAAAGCAAAACGATAAGGATATTAAGGCTATCGTGCAATAACCTTCAAAATACGAAACTAATTACCTACGTCAAAATACGAAACACCATCTGTCAGTTAGTGGTTTCGTAGTAGGTAGCACTTTTCGGAGGGAACATCAAAATACGTCATAGAACGGACATCGTTACCGATTTCGGATCCGAAACGTTTCCCTAAGCAATTTCGGATACGATTGTCGTTTTGACGGATTTCATTTTTCGTAGTAAGTAGGCCTGCTGTATACCTACCCGTTGTGACAGGAAGCTTAAAGCGTGACGGATCTTTGACCACCGTTAAATTGGTAAAACGATTTCTGCtaataaatcaatcaaaaaaACACTGtatttataagtaggtaagtaggtatgtaatatGTATATCTAGTCGCATCAATCAACTTCTTCGCAAAAAATTACAGACAAGCTTTAGTCTGTGTGGTATATTAAGTAAGGCGCAGGAACTTTTTGTACCTTCCTAGacacatacatattttttgtgataCGATTATGTATATTGTCTGCTACATAATTAGGTGTAACACTTACTGCATCTAATTCTTAATCTAGTCTATAAAGTTTGCGTTGTCAAAAAGCTTTAAGTAAGAAATGGCTTGACGATAGCACGCAAAGGAATACACTGTGGCGCTTTATGTTAGTTCATAGATAAGGTGCGATGTGCAagaaaaatctaatgttttCCGCAACTCCGCAATACTTTATTAACTTAGAGGTGGAACTGTTGACAATAACGTTCTGGAACGTTCCTTCATTGACTCCATTGAGCAAATACAAACAAGTGCACTCAATTGATAAATCAGGTCAGTTAGTTGCAGTTAGCTAACAATTTCGCGACGCTTCTTGTGATGCTGTATTACAATATTATACAATATTGCAcacaaatataaaattaataagaaaaacatCAGTAGCGATGCATTTactattaagtaggtaggtactcgtacattaatattgatattgtgattgcaaactaattttttaaatcCACAACGATGACGCTCTTGGTCTGCATTTCACGTGATGAAAAGTGATCATGTGgccgaaagtggaagcgagatttatctggaatcctcaaccacagaggaactggctatcttacctctaactgccagaACACAAGTAACACAACATTTATATCTATCATGTAATCGGTTAATTAAGTAGTAATAATAGCTCAGATTTTTATCAGTTAAAAAATAGACGCACCGAAATAACTACGTTGAAATAAGATCATGCAGTTCGTACTGGTTCGTGTGCTTTCGGCAAGGCCGTGCGCGTGCGATGCGTGCAGTCACGTGCCGATCGCACGTGCGCGCGCCCAATCGCTCGCGGTGCGTAAGCCCACAAGAGACGAATTGTGAGCAAGCTTACTAAGTAGATGCACTGCCGAAAGCACAAACTTATTCACTCTCACCACTCGCATATTTCTCAACCAGGCCTTTATTGAGTCTCCACTGCCAGCCCGCACGCAGGAATGATCATTTCCAATtttccagaggcaaatggaaaaTTTGACCTACACTTTCCAGTTTCCCACACAGGACAAAAGTATTGAGCCCAATGTTAGCATAATTCTCATATTAATATAGTCGCCTATAACGACATCTATAGGAAAAATGGTGGTGGTCATAAAATTACTCTGCCGGAACCACACGCATGCAACACTCTTTTAGCACTTATAAATAAGTAGGCAAGAGTGTTTTATGCATCTGAGTGATTTTTTGACCCAGATGGTTCTAATCAGTTCCAACCACTAGACTAACTTAGACTTTGAAGTCAGTAAAAAGGATTCCATCTGTCTTGTTCCaactacaattttattgtgTAATGCGTAGTCAGAATCAGCTACTTGCCTACATCTACAGACATAGCCAGACAGCTGTACCACGAAAACCCTAACAGAAGGCAAAACTGAACTGGAAGGGAAAGCTTAGGTACCTTAAcctaatttcataaatcaatcaAAGGAAAATACGGTCTTAATTGCCTGGATGAGTATAATTGGCCGCTTCACGCCCCATATAGCAAAATCAATTGATGTTTGTACCCTCAACACCTCCGTTTGAAACATTGTTACATGATCATTACCAATTCAGTCACGTTGCCAATATTTGAACTTATCCATTACACAGGTCAGATTTATTAAGGCCATATTCGCGAGTCGCAACCACAGAGTCCACAAAGAAACGAGATTTTTCTCTCTTTCtggcagtggcggatttacaaattccaattaattgccgctagtaggccattcaatttttgccgcccctacctactgacttttgaaattcaatacgttagtttaatcccgttattagtatgattgtgaacttaatgatatttctgtcagttactagattattattgcaaCCCGCTATGTAATGAAGAGTTTAATGTTGACCTAAAAACAGCAGTATGTACTAATCCTAAGGTGGGCAAAGGCATGACTTAAAAATGTGTGgtcagtaaacattgtttttggaaaatattttttactggactttttaaaaacaatacaaacaatttctattaaaatataacatgttaacaattcagttaatggtgacagacagtgagatcaaataagttttacattattttcttgtgagattttaaatttgcaaaatcattaattatatcgacgtatgaaatctttttcataagTTCTGACTCTATGCACAAAAGAGATAAAGCATTAATAGGCCagaagaattagattttaaatcggaaataattcctacaaaagattttattgctttaatggcttcattggttgctcATTAAGACtttcctaggttttcgacttcgacggagttgtgcttaagtggtgggggcccccgaaaggggcgctttttcggttttccggttataccgcgtaaaggacttaccctatcgaaaagtggtcttcctgacggttgaagggcatttaatcttgcattaaataagaccaaattcatatgttttggacaaaccgttctcgtgcaaatgttcggcaaagtagaaaatatgtgtataattaatgaccctctccacgtccaatagctcgtcacccgtaggctcccaagccttgtaaagggtcgccttaaccagtgtatccctgtcaaggctcacgagttggattcgcttatccttgttcgtcccagccgttccttaactgcggttgctgcacctcttcctggcactctcctgaacgactctgtgttacctaatgtggctgcccctcttccttgtaccctcctgtacgattgcattgcttagtcatatgcctggtccaaggttcgacgctacaaaatcaacttcgtacgcgtgaaaatagtttaaatactattttccgtgcttgcaacatttttctttactgcttcgcctctattagtcgtagagtaattgtatatatcctatagccttcctcaatttatgagctattcaacacaaaaataattatttcaatcaaactagtaattcttgagattagcgcgtttaaacaaacaaacaaaaaactcttcagcattttaatatgaacttattgttgttgatttttggcgtcgaaccttagaccaggcatacggctaggcaacgtagtcctgcaggaggatacaaggaagaggggcagccacagtaggtaacacagagtcgttcaggtgagtgccacgaagaggtgcagcaaccgcagttaaggaacggctgggacgaacaaggataggcgcatccagctcgtaagccttgatagggttacactggttgaggcgctccttttcaagacttggaagcctgcgggtaacgagccattggatatggagagggtcattaattatacacatattttctactttgccgaacatttgcacgagaacggtttgttcaaaacatatgaatttggtcttatttaatgcaggattaaatgcccttcaaccgtcaggaagaccacttttcgatagggtaagtcctttacgcggtataaccggaaaaacgaaaaagcgcccctttcgggggcccccaccacttaagcacaactccgtcgaagtcgaaaacctaggagagtctttatgggcaattaatgaagccattaaagcactaaaatctttagtaggaattatttccgatttaattcaattttatgtttaattctactggcctataagctTTTCTTGACTTAAAGTAGATCGTAGACAGTTTTTAACCCGTTTTAAGCAAGAAAAGCTTATCAACTGAACAATTTGTCACCGGTGTGCACAGAGCCATGCGAAGTGCTGTATCCAGTATAATTAGCTAAGAACTACTTAAAGGTAAACAGAAAGACCAATGCTTGGTAacacagggtggcccagaagaaaattaccttttgaaaattcaaggaaacgaaaactgtacctacagttttatagaactttaactattgcaatttaaagaaaatttaatgcaatttatttttaaatttacctttattaaattacatcgcccaggagatttccttgacgcttacaacattcgatcaacatacatcaaaatcttggaatgcgttcgtcagaattactttgaaacctattttcaatttgttgccgaatgctcagcttcagttgctgcatggttgttggattataaaagtatactctattcttaatgtaacaccacaaaaaataattttctggagtagatcagggcttcctggtgaccaggagatgtcacccctgcctgaaattatttttttgtgggaacatgtctcttaccatctaaatgctctcagttgaagtgtgacacgtagccccatattgatgaaaccaagtgctccggtcataaccttgcaaatcttgcagctttgaaatcaaaaagcttttcagcctaccagtatagcgctctcaaaaattaatcatcctttcaatgcaacaaaccaattaagcagtggtgaaatctcactgcctctaagaagcgctaatctcattccagtagacttctttttgtgaggttaccttatgagcagagtatactctaataatccaaatctctgcagcattcatccatcctgaatccattttgagGTAACTCTAAGGGCTCCTGCACAAGACGCTgccaccgcgccgccaccgcgccgccgccgcgccgtcgccgcgccgttacactgttcatacgcaccgagtaaaaccgccgccgcgccgccaccgcgccaacaaagcataatttcgcgcgcggcgcggcggcggcgcggcggctgcgcggcagcggtgttcacgcggcgcgtataaacagtgcaaagtcGCGGCGACGGCtcggtagcggcgtcgtgtgcaggagcgcttacgaatgttttccaaaatgttcatgtatgttgaccgaatgttgtaaacgtcaagggaatcacatgtacgataaaatttataaaatatggtaaattttaaaataaattgcactaaatttcctttaaattgcaatagcttaagttctacaaaaatgtatagttttcgtttccttgaattttcaaaagtgaatttaatTCTGGGCTACcctgtaaaacaatatacacgaagttgtgaagagatggtgctcgtgctaggctccgaagatcctgtgttacttaagagttttttattttatttttattgaaacgctattgtaatattttaaaattcatgatcacat
Coding sequences:
- the LOC135081518 gene encoding uncharacterized protein LOC135081518, coding for MPVLESCWSPCIWSSDVKSGSRAVAVYTAAMSVILITFIAYQMDGGDSTQLWNPLFEADVRSSLFIFGIIFIIIFTFLIFFSVLMVIGINIWMRGLLLPWLITVGLIIVFQFIFGLWLIGGYYIYLDATFAAFIDFIWMAYNIYCWLCVFSQYQIILEMQSPNIEILVEY